In Streptomyces sp. NBC_00414, a single window of DNA contains:
- a CDS encoding ABC transporter ATP-binding protein codes for MRTWQERTAAVRLLWRAGPRHTAALALTVVCGALTGPLIVVQTGRLVGALPGAVTAGAGSAEARRALVALTAFGALTLVRTGLRALESGLAAVLRLRAAGEVENRAIAAATGPDGIGHLEEPGYADTLRLVTEQGTRPDQLAVLLPEIVRPRLEGIGLLVLLAPLAWWAPPLLGLAAVLTYRSYLRLARQVHGSMESASAVIRRAGYLRSLALDPEPAKEVRVFGLGDWLADRMTAVWQSGMGKVWATRRTAARRACGAVGFVVLAEGAVLGYAAVAAAHGDLGLTRLVISVQAALALPALGWVGDDDLMVRDALLGLRSLATLERRNHAGGRSSAESGGVSDGTADGTRTDLRADMSDDVNGRAPVVRRGIAFESVDFTYPGTAEPVLRGLDLSIPAGASVALVGANGSGKTTLIKLLARLYEPDAGRITADGADVREREARQWRRGISVVFQDFVKYPLTLRDNVAIGDPDLGADQGELERVLDLAGGAGLLRTLGAGWDTVLSRQFAGGADLSAGQWQRVALARALLAARTGALLVLDEPTAHLDARAEAAFFDRFLTVSGGATTILVSHRFSGVRKADLIHVMDAGRIVESGTHDELMALGGRYARMYRLQAERFADGDPYPDPDLDFDPDPDFDRDQDRDRDLDLDPGVGPELDPGVGPELAPEVGPDLGPVEAPEGPGEAEPPVASEHGRHGVLDSLRTLVVGSFRESWKLAVLGLLLVPAAAGLAALQALWLRSMAEGAQQGLLEPTATAALLLVVSLGVWETVELAAVGARIGLSERVGFAFDRLLARLAAGIPGLRHQESPAFQDKLHLLRDRTLAIGALLNWVLNLLEQLGGFLVTAALLAAVHPALLVLPLIGAIALRLQILARGVLARAQDATAADYRLAVRLARLATSPDAGKELRVYEAGPELWSKVRESRSRADRTTGRAQWRVAAIGCGAGLLNSLGLIGAVAFVVHLAVTGRTGLGAVLLAVVLAGRFTGHVGGLVQTTGAVVELLQSAERLRWLRTYAEQASPTPVRTTTASPAHAPDRTWPALPSGLRQGIAFEKLSFRYPGTALPALHDVELRLPAGGVVALVGENGSGKSTLAKLLCRMYEPTSGRITVDGNRLDALAPEQWRERLGAAFEDFVRFEFAVHETVGVGDLPRLDDPRAVTDALARAGTADLAGTLPRGLDTQLGSRWEHGIDLSTGQWQKLALARALMRPAPLLRILDEPTASLDAETEHALFERYMEAARRPWPDGADPGTVTLLVSHRFSTVRGADLIVVLDHGRVAETGSHEELLARHGLYAQMYGLQARAYR; via the coding sequence ATGCGTACGTGGCAAGAACGGACGGCGGCGGTACGGCTGTTGTGGCGAGCGGGCCCCCGGCACACGGCCGCCCTCGCCCTGACCGTGGTCTGCGGGGCACTCACCGGCCCGCTCATCGTGGTGCAGACCGGACGGCTCGTGGGCGCGCTGCCCGGAGCCGTGACAGCGGGCGCCGGGTCGGCCGAGGCCCGGCGCGCACTGGTCGCCCTCACCGCGTTCGGCGCGCTGACCCTCGTACGCACGGGCTTGCGCGCCCTGGAGAGCGGACTCGCCGCCGTGCTGCGGCTGCGGGCGGCCGGCGAGGTGGAGAACCGGGCCATCGCGGCCGCGACCGGACCGGACGGCATCGGACACCTCGAAGAGCCGGGATACGCCGACACACTGCGCCTGGTCACCGAGCAGGGCACCCGGCCGGACCAACTCGCCGTGCTGCTCCCCGAGATCGTCCGCCCCCGGCTCGAAGGGATCGGCCTGCTCGTTCTGCTGGCGCCGCTGGCCTGGTGGGCGCCGCCGCTGCTCGGGCTCGCCGCGGTACTGACCTACCGCTCATATCTGCGGCTGGCACGTCAGGTGCACGGCAGCATGGAGTCGGCGAGCGCGGTGATCCGAAGGGCCGGCTATCTGCGGTCCCTGGCCCTGGATCCCGAACCCGCCAAGGAGGTACGGGTCTTCGGGCTCGGCGACTGGCTCGCGGACCGGATGACGGCCGTCTGGCAGTCGGGCATGGGGAAGGTCTGGGCCACCAGGAGGACCGCCGCACGGCGGGCCTGCGGCGCGGTGGGGTTCGTGGTGCTCGCGGAGGGCGCGGTCCTGGGGTACGCGGCCGTCGCCGCCGCGCACGGCGACCTCGGGCTCACCCGGCTCGTGATCAGCGTCCAGGCGGCGCTCGCCCTGCCCGCACTCGGCTGGGTCGGCGACGACGACCTCATGGTGCGGGACGCGCTGCTGGGACTGCGGTCGCTCGCCACGCTGGAGCGGCGTAACCACGCCGGCGGCCGGAGCAGCGCCGAGAGCGGTGGCGTGAGCGATGGCACGGCCGACGGCACGAGGACTGACCTCAGGGCTGACATGAGCGACGACGTGAACGGCCGGGCTCCGGTCGTCCGCCGTGGCATCGCCTTCGAGTCCGTGGACTTCACCTACCCCGGCACTGCGGAGCCCGTGCTGCGCGGGCTCGACCTGAGCATCCCGGCCGGAGCCTCCGTAGCACTGGTCGGGGCGAACGGCTCAGGCAAGACGACGCTGATCAAACTCCTCGCGCGGCTGTACGAGCCCGACGCCGGGCGCATCACGGCGGACGGCGCTGACGTCCGAGAGCGTGAGGCGCGGCAGTGGCGCCGAGGGATCTCCGTCGTCTTCCAGGACTTCGTGAAGTATCCGCTGACACTGCGCGACAACGTGGCGATCGGTGACCCCGACCTGGGCGCCGACCAGGGCGAACTGGAGAGGGTCCTGGACCTGGCGGGCGGCGCCGGACTGCTCCGTACGCTCGGCGCGGGCTGGGACACCGTGCTCTCCCGGCAGTTCGCGGGCGGCGCCGACCTGTCCGCCGGTCAGTGGCAGCGCGTCGCACTCGCCCGCGCGCTCCTGGCCGCACGCACGGGAGCCCTGCTCGTACTGGACGAACCCACGGCGCATCTCGACGCGCGGGCGGAGGCCGCCTTCTTCGACCGGTTCCTCACGGTGAGCGGGGGCGCCACCACGATCCTGGTCTCGCACCGCTTCTCGGGCGTACGCAAGGCCGACCTCATCCATGTCATGGACGCCGGGAGGATCGTGGAGAGCGGCACGCACGACGAGCTGATGGCGCTCGGCGGCAGGTACGCCCGGATGTACCGGCTGCAGGCGGAGCGCTTCGCGGACGGCGACCCCTACCCCGACCCCGACCTCGACTTCGACCCCGACCCCGACTTTGACCGGGACCAGGACCGGGACCGGGACCTGGATCTCGATCCGGGCGTCGGCCCCGAACTCGACCCGGGCGTCGGCCCCGAACTCGCCCCGGAGGTCGGCCCCGACCTTGGCCCGGTCGAGGCGCCGGAAGGTCCCGGCGAGGCGGAGCCTCCCGTGGCGTCCGAACACGGCCGGCACGGCGTGCTCGACTCGCTGCGCACCCTCGTCGTCGGATCCTTCCGGGAGTCCTGGAAGCTCGCCGTCCTCGGGCTGCTGCTCGTACCGGCCGCGGCCGGACTCGCGGCCCTGCAGGCGCTGTGGCTGCGTTCCATGGCCGAAGGAGCCCAACAGGGGCTTCTGGAGCCGACGGCGACGGCGGCACTCCTGCTAGTGGTGAGCCTCGGCGTGTGGGAGACGGTCGAACTGGCGGCCGTGGGGGCCAGGATCGGGCTCAGCGAGCGGGTGGGTTTCGCCTTCGACCGACTGCTGGCCCGGCTCGCCGCGGGCATACCCGGGTTACGCCACCAGGAGTCGCCCGCGTTCCAGGACAAGCTCCATCTGCTGCGCGACCGCACCCTCGCCATCGGCGCTCTGCTCAACTGGGTGCTCAACCTGCTCGAACAACTCGGCGGCTTCCTGGTGACCGCCGCGCTCCTCGCCGCCGTCCACCCCGCCCTGCTGGTCCTGCCGCTCATCGGGGCGATCGCGCTGCGCCTGCAGATCCTCGCCCGCGGTGTCCTCGCCCGCGCCCAGGACGCCACCGCGGCCGACTACCGGCTCGCCGTGCGACTGGCCCGCCTCGCCACCTCGCCGGACGCGGGCAAGGAACTGCGCGTCTACGAAGCCGGGCCCGAACTGTGGTCCAAGGTCCGCGAGTCGAGGAGCCGCGCGGACCGCACGACGGGCCGGGCCCAGTGGCGGGTGGCCGCGATCGGCTGCGGGGCAGGGCTGCTGAACTCGCTCGGCCTGATCGGCGCGGTCGCCTTTGTCGTGCATCTCGCGGTGACCGGTCGCACCGGACTCGGCGCGGTACTGCTCGCCGTCGTCCTGGCCGGACGGTTCACCGGGCACGTCGGCGGACTCGTACAGACGACGGGCGCCGTCGTCGAACTCCTGCAGAGTGCCGAGCGGTTGCGCTGGCTGCGGACGTACGCGGAGCAGGCGAGCCCCACACCGGTGCGGACCACCACCGCTTCCCCCGCGCACGCCCCGGACAGGACCTGGCCGGCGCTGCCGTCGGGGCTGCGGCAGGGCATCGCCTTCGAGAAGCTGTCCTTCCGCTATCCGGGCACCGCGCTTCCCGCCCTGCACGACGTCGAACTGCGGCTCCCGGCCGGGGGAGTGGTGGCCCTGGTCGGCGAGAACGGCTCCGGGAAGTCCACCCTGGCCAAGTTGCTGTGCCGGATGTACGAGCCGACGTCCGGCCGGATCACGGTCGACGGTAACCGCCTCGACGCACTCGCCCCGGAACAGTGGCGCGAGCGGCTCGGCGCCGCCTTCGAGGACTTCGTACGCTTCGAGTTCGCGGTCCACGAGACGGTCGGCGTAGGGGACCTGCCGCGCCTGGACGACCCACGGGCGGTCACCGACGCGCTCGCCCGGGCCGGCACCGCCGACCTGGCCGGTACGCTGCCGCGCGGACTCGACACCCAGCTCGGCAGCCGCTGGGAGCACGGGATCGACCTGTCCACGGGCCAGTGGCAGAAACTGGCTCTCGCGCGGGCCCTGATGCGCCCGGCACCCCTGCTGCGCATCCTGGACGAGCCGACCGCTTCCCTGGACGCGGAGACCGAACACGCCCTCTTCGAGCGGTACATGGAGGCCGCCCGCCGCCCCTGGCCGGACGGCGCCGACCCGGGCACGGTCACGCTGCTGGTCTCGCACCGCTTCTCGACCGTACGCGGCGCCGACCTCATCGTCGTACTCGACCACGGGCGGGTCGCCGAGACGGGCAGCCACGAAGAACTGCTGGCACGACACGGCCTCTACGCACAGATGTACGGACTCCAGGCACGCGCCTACCGCTGA
- a CDS encoding YnfA family protein produces the protein MTVARSVALFVVAALFEIGGAWLVWQGVREHKGWIWIGAGVIALGLYGVVATFQSDDNFGRILAAYGGIFVAGSIAWGMVADGYRPDRYDIVGALVCLTGMAVIMYAPRSH, from the coding sequence ATGACCGTCGCTCGTTCCGTCGCCCTGTTCGTCGTCGCCGCCCTTTTCGAGATCGGCGGCGCCTGGCTGGTGTGGCAGGGCGTTCGCGAGCACAAGGGCTGGATCTGGATCGGCGCCGGCGTCATCGCTCTCGGTCTGTACGGAGTGGTGGCCACCTTCCAGTCCGACGACAACTTCGGGCGCATCCTGGCGGCTTACGGCGGGATCTTCGTCGCGGGATCGATCGCCTGGGGCATGGTCGCGGACGGCTACCGCCCCGACCGCTACGACATCGTCGGGGCCCTGGTCTGCCTCACCGGCATGGCTGTGATCATGTACGCCCCGCGCTCACACTGA
- a CDS encoding MFS transporter, translated as MPAGLVALALGGFGIGLTEFLIAGLLPQVASSFAVSEAAAGRLISGYALSVAVGAVALTAATARLPRKEVLVGLVALFVIGNLLSAVATGYQVMMLGRIVAALCHGSFFGIGSLVARGLVAPEKKSRAVAVMFGGLTLANVLGVPFGALVGERWGWRAAFWAVTAIGVLALAGIAALVPGAAGQARPDAVRGGSEPIAPVPPSGLRAQLRAFRSWQVWLTLTATALGYGGMFGAFTYIAYTFTEVGGFSSSDVAWLLMVYGVGLVVGNIVGGRAADRDRDRTLVLALLGLAVTLAVFGLLAESAVASVVLVFLMGVFGFASVPGMITRVTDHAHGAALAAGANVSASNIGNALGAWLGGLAITAGLGHTAPLHVGSALVLIAFVVMVVAARRPERPYRGPATEREGCRAVSVSAGRT; from the coding sequence ATGCCGGCCGGACTCGTCGCGCTGGCGCTCGGCGGGTTCGGCATCGGCCTCACCGAGTTCCTGATCGCCGGCCTGCTGCCGCAGGTGGCATCGAGTTTCGCGGTGTCCGAGGCGGCGGCCGGCCGGCTGATCTCCGGGTACGCGCTGAGTGTCGCCGTCGGTGCGGTGGCGCTGACCGCCGCGACGGCGCGACTGCCCCGCAAGGAGGTCCTGGTCGGCCTGGTGGCGTTGTTCGTCATCGGCAACCTGCTGTCCGCCGTCGCGACCGGCTATCAGGTGATGATGCTGGGACGGATCGTCGCGGCGTTGTGCCACGGCTCGTTCTTCGGCATCGGCTCGCTGGTCGCCCGCGGTCTGGTCGCGCCGGAGAAGAAGTCCCGCGCGGTGGCCGTCATGTTCGGCGGTCTGACCCTCGCGAACGTGCTGGGTGTGCCGTTCGGCGCCCTGGTCGGCGAACGCTGGGGCTGGCGAGCCGCCTTCTGGGCGGTCACCGCGATCGGCGTACTCGCGCTGGCGGGCATCGCCGCCCTCGTCCCCGGCGCCGCGGGACAAGCGCGGCCGGATGCGGTGCGGGGCGGCTCGGAGCCCATTGCGCCCGTTCCGCCCAGCGGCCTGCGGGCCCAGCTCCGCGCGTTCCGGTCCTGGCAGGTCTGGCTGACCCTGACGGCCACGGCGCTCGGCTACGGCGGCATGTTCGGCGCGTTCACCTACATCGCCTACACGTTCACCGAGGTCGGCGGCTTCTCCTCGTCGGACGTCGCCTGGCTGCTGATGGTGTACGGCGTGGGTCTGGTCGTCGGCAACATCGTCGGCGGGCGGGCCGCCGACCGGGACCGCGACCGCACCCTGGTCCTCGCCCTGCTCGGACTCGCCGTCACCCTGGCCGTGTTCGGTCTGCTGGCCGAGAGCGCCGTCGCGTCGGTGGTCCTGGTGTTCCTGATGGGGGTGTTCGGGTTCGCGAGTGTGCCCGGCATGATCACCCGCGTCACCGACCACGCCCACGGGGCGGCACTGGCGGCCGGTGCCAACGTGTCGGCGTCCAACATCGGCAACGCGCTCGGCGCCTGGCTCGGGGGCCTGGCCATCACCGCGGGCCTCGGCCACACCGCCCCGCTCCACGTCGGCTCAGCACTCGTCCTGATCGCCTTCGTGGTCATGGTCGTTGCCGCACGCCGGCCAGAACGCCCGTACCGCGGACCGGCCACGGAACGTGAGGGATGCCGCGCGGTCAGTGTGAGCGCGGGGCGTACATGA